The region CCCGATGAAGTTCGCCAGCTGATAACTAAGACAGAAGGCCGCGAACTTTAGTCGCCTTCAGGCTTAATCATCGTTGTTGCGGCCACGTCGGCGTTCACGAGCTTGCTGCCAATTTTGGGGGCCACCGTTGCCTTGGAGATTGGGTTGAACGTTGCCGTTCGGCTGGCCATTGGGATTGGGCTGCTGTTGTTGCTGCTGAAGCTGTTGCGGGTCTTGCTTTTCTAAAAGGCGATTGAGCAGTTCCCGCATTTTGTCGCCGCCAATCCCCGTCTTAAGATTCACGATTCGAACCGTCGAAACTGGCTTGGCGGCTTCGTCGATTCGTTTGACCATGTCCATGACGAGCTTCATCAAGCTTTCGCCTTCGGTCGAAATCAGCAGCGTGTTTGAGATGTCGTCTACGCCAATGGAAAGCTTGCCGTTGAAAGCCGAGCCACTGCGAGGCAGCAAGCTTGCCGCTGATCGGTCATCGCGATCACGATCTCCATTTTGCTGCTGAGGTGCTTGAAGCGATTTGTCATTGGAAGACAGCAGATCTCGAAAGACTTCTTTGACCGATTCCGCAATTGCGGAGGCTCGAGAGTAACGCACCGCATAAGTTGCGTTGAGACGTTTCGCTTCTTCAACGACAGGCTCCGGCTTGTCGTAAAGCTTGATCAATTCGCGGATGGTTGCCAGTTGCTCGGTGCTCGCGTTTTGGACCAGGATCGTATTCGTGTCCGCATCGGAGAGAAACTTGATCGGGGCCCGCTGGGAAAGCCGCCGTGAGTCGTCTTTGTTGTCGTCACGGTCCATGCTCCAGAACCAAGGGACAGAGCTCTCCTCTTCTTCCTCTTCCTCGAAGAAGTCTTCCAGGTTCCACCGAACATAGAGTGCGGGAGCATGCTTCAGTTCGAAAACCTCGTATTCTTTGGGCGGTGGAGTGATTTCGGCGAGTACATCTTCCAGCAAGTCGAGTGCGGCGGGGTTGTCGGAGGCAATTGTCACCCGACCGTTTTCGTCGACTTGAATTACTACAGGCTTGTCCGATGTGGCCCCGTCAGAGTCTTTTGCGGGGGATTCGTCTGGGAAATAACGCTGCATCAACTCTTCCTGAGAAAGGCCCTCCAGCTTTTCGCTTGGGGCATCGGATGTTTCTTCGGTGACTTCCTCAGCTTCATTCTGCATGACCGCGGCCAAGTGTACCGGGACATGAATTTTGGGACGATGCGATACCGAGCTGTCTTTTTCAGGCTCTGTCGTTTTCGTTTTCTCTGAAGGCTTTTTCTCAGTAGGCTTGGCTTCTGAGGTGTTCTTTTCCTTCGGCTTGGCTGTTTCGACTTTGAGTGGGGCGGAAGAAATTTGGGGCCAGACCTCTTTGAGCTTTTTCAGCATCTCTTCGGCCGACTCGCTGGAACCAAAATCGAGTGAGCGTAGTTTGCTTCTTTCTGCCAAACCACCGGCAGGGATTTCGCCGAGTTGAACCAATAAGTTCTCGACCGATTCCAGCTCGATTTCATTCGCCCAGAGCAGAAGCCGATTGTTTACTACGTCGGCATCGACACGGAATTTATCCTTACTCTTTTCTTCTTCCTGTTGACGCCCGTAGCCATAAAACGAGTAGTAGCCGCCGCGACGAGAGTTATTGTCGTCTTCCTCTTCTTCGCTACCCATCATGAATTGAATCGAGCCTGCGACGTAATCGGCTTGAAGTCGCCGCAGACGAATGACTTTAAACTGCCGTCCGGTGCCGTCGAGCTTGCTGATTAAAGATTCGATGGTGATCTGATCTGCGGG is a window of Bremerella sp. TYQ1 DNA encoding:
- a CDS encoding secretin N-terminal domain-containing protein, with the translated sequence MPFRNTYAIACVGFITALTLTAVQSELASAQEGASISREAVPVEMHSGPSGRVRGPGPRPNSEGAKPAEGKPNPMPEGENPDEKKGDAKPTDNPMGENKGPIQRKDDPAEPADPEELKVRPDEKGMVRFNFRGQAWPDVLDWLADISNASLDWQELPGDYLNLTTQRAYSVDEVRDLINERLMTRGYTILKQQEGLVVAKLEGLNPARVPRVHPEDLRYRDTHEFVKVSFPLSWLLAEDAVEELKPMLSKHGAMSALATSNRLEVLDVVSNLREIQHVLQEEQSSEVRSSKVHEFYLRYTRAEDVMTQLQSLLGISKSGGGGGGMMNPQMMQQVQQMQQQMMQQMQQQQNSGNKSRRRPSGNDEIHLVINSRQNSIIANAPPDKLVVIAEAVKMFDVPPQPGATVGANFQRVKVYRLAQLDPKALQAMLLQAGNLDPSTQLVTDDKNKALIAYATPADQITIESLISKLDGTGRQFKVIRLRRLQADYVAGSIQFMMGSEEEEDDNNSRRGGYYSFYGYGRQQEEEKSKDKFRVDADVVNNRLLLWANEIELESVENLLVQLGEIPAGGLAERSKLRSLDFGSSESAEEMLKKLKEVWPQISSAPLKVETAKPKEKNTSEAKPTEKKPSEKTKTTEPEKDSSVSHRPKIHVPVHLAAVMQNEAEEVTEETSDAPSEKLEGLSQEELMQRYFPDESPAKDSDGATSDKPVVIQVDENGRVTIASDNPAALDLLEDVLAEITPPPKEYEVFELKHAPALYVRWNLEDFFEEEEEEESSVPWFWSMDRDDNKDDSRRLSQRAPIKFLSDADTNTILVQNASTEQLATIRELIKLYDKPEPVVEEAKRLNATYAVRYSRASAIAESVKEVFRDLLSSNDKSLQAPQQQNGDRDRDDRSAASLLPRSGSAFNGKLSIGVDDISNTLLISTEGESLMKLVMDMVKRIDEAAKPVSTVRIVNLKTGIGGDKMRELLNRLLEKQDPQQLQQQQQQPNPNGQPNGNVQPNLQGNGGPQNWQQARERRRGRNNDD